A part of Silvimonas soli genomic DNA contains:
- a CDS encoding nucleoside/nucleotide kinase family protein, with product MVPDIYLQRALALLESGQRKILGIAGAPGSGKSTVAQALAEQLGARAIVVPMDGYHLANVELARLGRASRKGAPDTFDMYGYVALLQRLKQQGKDETVYAPLFRREIEEPIAGAIPVAADIPLIITEGNYLLMENGGWQGVRPLLDEAWYVGVDDELRRSRLAARHMHFGRSEQAAKDWVANTDEPNAVRIAATQARADLIVQWPEL from the coding sequence ATGGTTCCGGATATTTATTTGCAACGAGCACTGGCTTTACTGGAAAGCGGCCAGCGCAAAATTCTGGGCATCGCCGGGGCGCCGGGTTCAGGCAAATCGACAGTCGCGCAGGCGCTGGCAGAACAACTAGGCGCGCGGGCGATTGTGGTGCCGATGGATGGCTATCATCTGGCCAATGTCGAACTCGCCCGGCTCGGCCGCGCCAGTCGCAAAGGCGCGCCCGATACCTTTGATATGTACGGCTACGTGGCTTTGTTGCAGCGGCTCAAACAGCAAGGTAAAGACGAAACTGTCTACGCCCCGCTGTTTCGCCGCGAGATCGAAGAACCCATCGCCGGAGCGATTCCGGTCGCCGCAGATATCCCGCTGATCATCACTGAAGGCAATTATTTGCTGATGGAAAACGGCGGCTGGCAAGGCGTGCGCCCGCTGCTGGATGAAGCTTGGTACGTCGGCGTGGATGACGAACTGCGTCGCTCGCGACTGGCGGCACGGCACATGCATTTTGGCCGCAGTGAGCAAGCAGCCAAAGACTGGGTGGCCAATACCGATGAACCCAACGCCGTGCGTATCGCCGCCACCCAGGCGCGAGCTGATCTGATCGTGCAATGGCCTGAGTTGTAA
- the flgB gene encoding flagellar basal body rod protein FlgB has translation MMSSLDSYFQTQETAMKLRGYRQEVLSSNIANGDTPQYKARDFDFSTAFKSALSASQVNAGTLAATDARHLQPQGTTDLFAPQLQYRSEVQPSIDGNTVDMNTEMRDFADNTLRYEASITFMQNRMSTMRTALTSASS, from the coding sequence ATGATGAGTTCGCTGGATAGCTATTTCCAAACACAGGAAACCGCCATGAAGTTGCGCGGTTACCGTCAGGAAGTGTTGTCGTCGAATATTGCCAACGGCGATACGCCGCAATACAAGGCTCGCGATTTCGATTTTTCGACCGCGTTCAAGTCGGCGCTGAGTGCTTCCCAGGTGAACGCCGGTACTTTGGCCGCAACCGATGCGCGCCATCTGCAACCGCAGGGCACTACAGACTTGTTTGCCCCGCAACTGCAGTACCGCAGCGAGGTCCAACCCTCGATTGATGGCAACACCGTGGATATGAATACCGAGATGCGCGATTTTGCGGATAACACGCTGCGCTACGAGGCTTCGATCACTTTTATGCAGAACCGGATGAGCACGATGCGCACTGCGCTGACGTCCGCATCGTCCTGA
- a CDS encoding flagellar hook assembly protein FlgD, giving the protein MATTVGSGFDFSKLNAALSGTSSTSSASGTASGSAAGLQDQFMQLLVAQLQNQDPTNPMDNSQMTSQLAQISTVSGVQQLNQTMSSMSSLFSSSQALQSAALIGKQVMAPTKSFAFDGTTPLQAQIDVPAGTSQMQVSVVSLTTGQVVDQMTNTPTAGQMNAINWDGTLSDGTKAPAGNYAIVASGMSSSGAQSTLTVDGWQTATSVILGSSGVQVQLGNGSTVNLSDVKQIS; this is encoded by the coding sequence ATGGCAACAACAGTAGGTAGCGGGTTTGATTTCAGCAAACTCAACGCTGCGCTTAGCGGTACATCCAGCACCAGCAGCGCCAGTGGTACTGCCTCGGGTTCGGCCGCTGGTTTGCAGGATCAGTTCATGCAGTTGCTAGTAGCGCAATTGCAGAATCAGGATCCAACCAATCCAATGGATAACTCACAAATGACCTCGCAACTGGCGCAGATCAGCACTGTGAGTGGCGTGCAGCAGCTTAATCAGACCATGTCGTCGATGTCGTCGCTGTTCAGCTCCAGCCAGGCCTTGCAGTCCGCTGCGCTGATTGGCAAGCAAGTCATGGCACCGACCAAGAGCTTTGCGTTTGACGGCACCACGCCGCTGCAAGCACAGATTGACGTGCCGGCTGGTACTTCGCAGATGCAGGTTTCAGTGGTGTCGCTAACCACTGGCCAGGTGGTTGATCAAATGACCAATACGCCAACTGCCGGGCAGATGAACGCAATCAACTGGGATGGCACGCTGTCCGATGGCACCAAGGCGCCAGCGGGTAACTACGCGATTGTGGCTTCTGGCATGAGTTCTTCCGGTGCGCAATCCACCCTCACGGTAGATGGCTGGCAAACCGCTACCAGCGTGATTCTGGGTAGTAGCGGCGTGCAAGTGCAGTTGGGCAATGGCTCAACAGTCAATCTGAGTGATGTCAAACAGATCAGCTAA
- a CDS encoding DUF2185 domain-containing protein: MQKQYKINAADIRTLVTGKGLCVVTDLIVVEGHPVGYMVREEPEDADDSGWRFFSGAEDDRYLDNPKHFSLLDVNVVANYDQSIIEFLDAPIGASFDKDDGVFYDVSED; this comes from the coding sequence ATGCAAAAGCAATACAAAATCAACGCGGCGGATATCCGCACTCTTGTCACCGGCAAAGGCCTGTGTGTTGTCACTGATTTGATCGTGGTCGAAGGGCATCCGGTCGGTTATATGGTGCGCGAAGAACCGGAAGATGCTGACGACAGTGGCTGGCGCTTTTTCTCCGGCGCAGAAGACGACCGCTATCTGGATAACCCCAAACATTTCAGTCTGCTGGACGTGAACGTCGTCGCCAATTACGACCAGAGCATTATCGAGTTTCTGGACGCCCCGATTGGCGCATCTTTCGATAAAGACGATGGCGTGTTTTACGACGTCTCCGAAGACTAA
- a CDS encoding bactofilin family protein, translating to MFSSKQQSPILNKNQSSLTNRSAHADAGSSQPYPPAGDNLRPDGVPASVQATKAVVPVAPAATADTGGNRLIVGPDVKLRGAEILDCDTLVVEGRVEATMDSRVIRIAEGGSFSGKVSIDVAEVHGTFEGELTAREQLIIHATGRVKGTIRYGKLLIESGGMISGEIESLADARKFAGEDKSSNVTRLSAAG from the coding sequence ATGTTCTCGTCGAAGCAACAATCGCCCATCCTCAATAAAAACCAGAGCAGCCTGACCAATCGCAGCGCGCACGCCGATGCGGGCAGCAGCCAACCCTATCCACCCGCCGGTGACAATCTGCGCCCTGACGGCGTACCCGCCAGCGTTCAGGCAACCAAAGCAGTGGTACCGGTAGCACCCGCCGCCACTGCAGATACCGGCGGCAACCGGCTGATCGTCGGCCCGGATGTAAAACTGCGCGGAGCCGAGATTCTGGATTGCGACACGCTGGTAGTTGAAGGCCGCGTAGAAGCCACCATGGATAGCCGCGTTATCCGCATCGCCGAAGGTGGCTCGTTCTCGGGCAAGGTGAGCATTGATGTGGCCGAAGTCCACGGCACCTTTGAAGGTGAACTGACCGCACGCGAGCAGTTGATCATCCACGCTACTGGCCGTGTCAAAGGCACCATCCGTTATGGCAAGCTGCTGATTGAATCAGGCGGGATGATTTCGGGTGAGATTGAATCGCTGGCAGATGCACGCAAATTTGCTGGTGAAGACAAGTCGTCCAACGTCACTCGGCTGAGTGCTGCGGGCTAA
- a CDS encoding DUF1345 domain-containing protein, with the protein MSRVGGLMKARPRLMIAIALGVLFYLLWPGAVTGLTRALAAWNVTVWVYLATVWAMMIRAEPARIRQIAQAQDENAEIVLAAVALACVVSLVTILIELASVKSASGIHQFTRIGFTAITLVGAWLMLPTSFAIHYAHQFYICATHDKKPVLFPDNPAEPAYWDFLYFSFTIAVACQTADVAVGDSATRRVVLAQSVLAFVFNLSVLGLSINVAAGLLN; encoded by the coding sequence ATGAGCCGTGTCGGTGGTTTGATGAAGGCCCGCCCGCGGCTGATGATCGCCATTGCGCTGGGCGTGCTGTTTTATCTGCTATGGCCCGGCGCAGTAACCGGGTTGACGCGGGCACTGGCCGCCTGGAACGTTACCGTCTGGGTTTACCTGGCCACGGTGTGGGCGATGATGATCAGGGCGGAGCCTGCAAGGATTCGCCAGATTGCCCAGGCGCAGGATGAAAACGCCGAAATTGTGCTGGCCGCCGTGGCATTGGCTTGCGTGGTGAGTCTTGTCACCATTCTGATTGAATTGGCCAGCGTCAAAAGTGCGTCGGGCATCCACCAATTCACCCGAATTGGTTTTACGGCCATTACGCTGGTGGGGGCGTGGTTGATGCTGCCCACTTCGTTTGCCATTCACTACGCGCATCAGTTTTATATCTGCGCCACGCATGACAAGAAGCCGGTGCTGTTTCCGGATAACCCCGCCGAACCCGCGTATTGGGATTTTCTGTACTTCTCGTTCACCATCGCGGTGGCTTGCCAGACCGCGGATGTTGCGGTGGGGGACAGCGCAACCCGGCGTGTCGTGCTGGCGCAATCGGTATTGGCGTTTGTTTTCAATCTGAGTGTGCTGGGTTTGTCGATCAATGTGGCGGCGGGCTTGCTGAACTGA
- a CDS encoding DUF3224 domain-containing protein, which produces MATQINGTFDVTLTPLAQSEKTGGASLGRMGISKQFHGDLSATSKGEMLSAMTDTAGSAGYVAIEQVTGSLVGRNGSFVLQHSGSMARGVASLRVTVVPDSATDELVGLTGEMAINIVDGKHFYEFSFTLPA; this is translated from the coding sequence ATGGCAACGCAAATCAACGGCACTTTCGACGTCACCCTCACCCCGCTGGCACAGTCAGAAAAGACCGGTGGTGCCAGCTTGGGGCGCATGGGGATCAGCAAACAGTTTCATGGCGACTTGAGCGCCACCAGCAAGGGCGAAATGCTCAGCGCCATGACCGATACGGCAGGTTCTGCCGGGTACGTGGCGATTGAGCAAGTGACTGGCTCGCTGGTCGGGCGCAACGGCAGTTTTGTGCTGCAACACTCGGGAAGCATGGCGCGAGGCGTGGCCAGCTTGCGAGTGACGGTTGTTCCGGATTCTGCGACGGATGAACTGGTCGGACTGACCGGGGAAATGGCGATCAATATCGTGGATGGCAAACATTTTTATGAGTTCAGTTTTACCTTGCCGGCGTGA
- the flgC gene encoding flagellar basal body rod protein FlgC, which yields MSLFSTFDISASAMQAQSMRLNTVASNLANAESATSSNGQPYRAKQVVFQATPIGPAGGVGVKVAQVVEDQTPPRLMYDPHNPVADANGYVAMPNVNVVEEMTNMLSASRSYQTNADVMNTAKTLLQRTLQLATA from the coding sequence ATGTCTTTGTTCAGCACGTTTGATATCTCGGCTTCGGCCATGCAGGCGCAGTCGATGCGCTTGAATACGGTGGCCAGCAATCTGGCGAATGCCGAGTCGGCCACCAGTTCCAACGGCCAGCCGTACCGCGCCAAGCAAGTGGTGTTTCAGGCTACCCCGATCGGACCAGCTGGTGGCGTGGGCGTGAAAGTTGCTCAGGTGGTTGAAGACCAGACACCACCGCGTTTGATGTATGACCCACACAACCCGGTGGCCGATGCCAATGGTTACGTAGCCATGCCTAACGTGAATGTGGTTGAAGAAATGACCAATATGTTGTCGGCGTCGCGTTCTTATCAGACCAACGCCGATGTAATGAATACCGCCAAAACCCTGCTGCAGCGTACCTTGCAGCTCGCCACGGCCTGA
- the flgE gene encoding flagellar hook protein FlgE, whose translation MGFQQGLSGLNAASKNLDVIGNNIANANTVGFKDSRAEFADIYASTFASSSNVAGIGTRVMSVAQQFGQGNVETTSNPMDVAITGNGFYRMVNDAGTVAYARNGQFQLDNQGYIVNDGEHLTGWAVDPASGQLIKGGSPVPLQVQVGNIGARATGSSGTSSAGLQVGSMNLNAAAPIISRAASPAGVGPLSVTDPTTFTSSTTAQVYDAQGVSHNLTFYFTKVATNQWEVQTSFDGATPVSTGAPAGTNGYLSFNGNGALDSTATVTDPLTGTAASNVSAFNFTTNLVAPNGATSPFAFNVTFPQATQYGSPFVVNALNQDGYADGTLTGMSIGKDGTIQGSYSNGQTKTVGQIVLANFANVQGLQPLGSNLWAQTFASGQALIGDPGTGSLGSLQSSAVEDSNVDLTSELVNLITAQRNYQANSQTIKAQDTILQTIVNI comes from the coding sequence ATGGGTTTTCAACAAGGTTTGAGCGGTCTGAACGCAGCGTCCAAGAACCTGGATGTCATTGGTAACAACATTGCCAATGCCAATACCGTGGGCTTCAAGGATTCGCGCGCAGAGTTCGCGGATATTTACGCGTCTACCTTTGCTTCGTCCTCCAATGTGGCGGGGATCGGTACGCGGGTGATGAGCGTGGCCCAGCAGTTCGGTCAGGGCAACGTGGAAACCACCAGCAACCCGATGGATGTGGCCATTACCGGCAACGGGTTTTACCGCATGGTCAACGATGCCGGCACCGTGGCTTATGCCCGTAACGGCCAGTTCCAGCTGGATAACCAGGGCTACATCGTTAACGATGGCGAGCACCTGACTGGCTGGGCGGTCGACCCGGCATCCGGTCAGTTGATCAAGGGTGGCTCACCAGTGCCACTGCAAGTGCAAGTGGGCAACATTGGCGCGCGCGCCACCGGTTCTTCGGGGACGTCGTCTGCTGGTTTGCAGGTCGGCTCCATGAACCTGAACGCCGCTGCGCCCATTATCAGCCGTGCAGCCTCACCGGCTGGCGTTGGCCCGCTGAGTGTGACCGACCCGACCACGTTTACCAGCTCGACCACTGCTCAGGTGTATGACGCTCAGGGCGTGTCGCATAACCTGACCTTCTATTTCACCAAAGTGGCAACCAATCAGTGGGAAGTGCAAACGTCGTTTGACGGCGCTACCCCGGTGTCCACCGGCGCGCCAGCAGGCACTAATGGTTATTTGTCGTTTAACGGCAACGGTGCGCTCGATAGCACCGCAACCGTAACCGACCCGCTGACCGGCACCGCCGCCAGCAATGTTTCGGCATTCAATTTCACCACCAATCTGGTCGCACCTAACGGCGCAACCAGCCCGTTCGCGTTCAATGTCACCTTTCCGCAAGCCACCCAATACGGCAGCCCGTTTGTGGTGAATGCATTGAACCAGGATGGCTATGCCGACGGCACCTTGACCGGGATGTCGATTGGTAAAGACGGCACCATTCAAGGTAGCTACTCCAACGGCCAGACCAAAACAGTCGGCCAGATTGTGCTGGCCAACTTTGCCAACGTGCAGGGTCTGCAGCCACTGGGCAGCAATCTGTGGGCGCAGACTTTTGCATCGGGTCAGGCGCTGATTGGCGACCCAGGTACAGGTAGTCTGGGTTCGCTGCAATCATCGGCGGTAGAAGACTCCAACGTCGATCTGACCTCCGAACTGGTGAACCTGATTACCGCACAACGTAATTACCAGGCCAATTCGCAGACGATCAAGGCGCAAGACACCATCTTGCAAACCATTGTGAACATCTGA
- the flgF gene encoding flagellar basal-body rod protein FlgF produces MDRLIYVAMTGAKQSMERQATVANNLANAATPGFRADLDAFRAVPVVGEGAQTRAFVVAQTTGADLSAGVIQSTGRDMDAAIDGDGWFTVQTASGEAYTRNGGFEIDASGLLKTRSGQVVLGENGPITVPDNTRISFGSDGTISGTPLDNPASTTDLGRLKLVNPAGSDLTKGVDGLFRQRDGTPAPIDDNVKVAPDALENSNVNTVDELVNMISSQRHYDMQVQLIQTADTNAKAVASIIQFAS; encoded by the coding sequence ATGGATAGACTGATTTATGTGGCCATGACGGGTGCCAAGCAATCGATGGAGCGCCAGGCAACCGTGGCTAACAACCTGGCCAATGCAGCAACGCCAGGTTTCAGGGCTGATCTGGATGCGTTCCGCGCCGTGCCGGTAGTGGGAGAGGGGGCGCAGACCCGCGCTTTTGTGGTTGCGCAAACTACTGGTGCTGATCTGTCAGCTGGCGTGATTCAAAGCACCGGCCGCGATATGGATGCGGCCATTGATGGCGATGGCTGGTTTACCGTGCAAACCGCCAGCGGTGAAGCCTATACCCGCAATGGCGGATTCGAGATTGATGCATCCGGCTTGCTCAAGACGCGGTCTGGTCAAGTGGTGCTGGGTGAAAACGGCCCGATCACGGTGCCGGACAATACCCGAATCAGCTTTGGTTCAGACGGCACCATCAGTGGTACGCCGCTCGACAACCCCGCAAGCACGACTGATCTGGGCCGTTTGAAGCTGGTGAATCCGGCGGGTAGCGACCTGACCAAAGGGGTAGACGGCCTGTTTCGCCAGCGTGACGGCACGCCTGCGCCCATCGATGACAACGTGAAAGTCGCACCCGATGCCTTGGAAAACAGCAATGTGAATACAGTGGATGAACTGGTGAACATGATCAGTTCGCAACGCCATTACGACATGCAGGTGCAGTTAATCCAGACGGCCGATACCAACGCCAAGGCCGTTGCATCGATTATCCAGTTTGCCAGTTGA
- a CDS encoding DUF4142 domain-containing protein has protein sequence MSLFLTPALALSLMTATAMVDAAQSQSTDTAASPSAAASRQAKLSQQDASFMAEAQRSSTAAIAINRMALQQAEAPAIKALASKVAEDHAVLAQKLKLLAQSKGKPAATEPDAAQRHDLEQLSGLQGDHFDEAWVKVQTKACQDAVIAWSQEVANGSDQDIVNFARQTLPTLKAQLEYLQKLPGKG, from the coding sequence ATGTCGCTCTTTCTCACGCCCGCACTGGCTCTGAGCCTGATGACCGCAACGGCGATGGTTGATGCCGCGCAGAGCCAGTCGACTGACACCGCCGCCTCGCCCAGTGCGGCGGCGTCTCGCCAGGCCAAATTGTCGCAACAAGATGCATCGTTCATGGCCGAAGCGCAGCGCAGCAGCACGGCCGCCATTGCCATTAACCGAATGGCTTTGCAGCAAGCCGAAGCGCCGGCCATCAAAGCACTGGCCAGCAAGGTGGCTGAAGATCATGCGGTACTTGCGCAAAAACTCAAATTGCTGGCGCAGAGTAAAGGCAAACCGGCGGCCACTGAGCCAGACGCCGCCCAACGGCACGATCTGGAGCAACTATCCGGTTTGCAGGGCGATCACTTTGACGAAGCTTGGGTGAAGGTGCAGACCAAAGCTTGCCAGGATGCCGTGATTGCCTGGTCGCAAGAAGTGGCCAATGGCAGCGATCAGGATATCGTCAACTTCGCCCGGCAAACGCTGCCGACGCTGAAAGCGCAGCTGGAATATCTGCAAAAGTTGCCCGGCAAGGGCTAG
- a CDS encoding prolyl oligopeptidase family serine peptidase: MSQSGWQRRDFLKLLGAVPVMTSLPWIAEAATGPRRPPIARVEPVTETIWGEQVVDDYRWMENSADPDWVPYMKGQGAYARSMLDAIPGRAALGKRLNALSSGAEAISMVQPSGGRVFFSKRPRNGDNFKLYMREEAGGEDKLLIDPTAIKVEGSHVSLDWWTPSPDGKLMAYGLSPAGSENSTLYILDIDSGNLLPEKIDRAQEANPQWLPDNSGFFFNRLAAGQAKGSVDYFKNSVSWLHRLRTDASQDIKILSVNQYPQVKFDDLDFPMVFTDPGSEYVLACPQGGVRLANAWYSAKLADAVAGKPQWQQVCDIADEVTGVALVGNDLYLLSTKGADNGKVLRTSAAAPDIARAQLVVPASDLVVQAIVAAKDGLYITLLDGGYNTLRRIDRNGKAGDIALPFEGSLDGVGATSAEDGAWLIGASWLVPFTVYRYDPVSGQCVDTHLIAKPDVDLSGYEAVRTFAVARDGTKVPLSIVAKKGLKKDGKNPAHVSAYGSYQIVQSPYFSTRFIAFLEQGGVMATAHVRGGGEYGKRWWQAGKGLNKPNTWRDLIDCCEKLIKDGWTDSKHLGIEGGSAGGITVGRAMTERPDLFAVVLSDVGASNTLRAECSPNGPPNIDEFGTIKDHDGFLALKQMDAVHAVKQGVKYPSVLLTTGLNDPRVSPWEVAKMTATLQRATASHNPVLLKVNVDAGHGIGSTRTQIDDDLADQYAFILWRTGKKGFQPH, encoded by the coding sequence ATGTCTCAGTCCGGCTGGCAACGACGTGATTTTCTCAAGCTGTTGGGCGCTGTGCCCGTAATGACTTCCTTGCCGTGGATTGCCGAAGCGGCGACTGGCCCGCGCCGGCCACCCATCGCCCGTGTCGAGCCCGTTACCGAGACGATCTGGGGCGAACAGGTCGTTGATGACTATCGCTGGATGGAAAACAGTGCCGACCCGGACTGGGTTCCGTACATGAAAGGTCAGGGTGCTTATGCGCGCAGCATGCTGGATGCGATTCCGGGTCGTGCTGCCTTGGGCAAGCGGCTGAACGCGCTGTCCAGTGGGGCGGAAGCGATCAGCATGGTGCAGCCCTCGGGTGGCCGGGTGTTCTTCAGCAAGCGTCCGCGCAACGGCGATAACTTCAAGTTGTATATGCGCGAAGAAGCGGGTGGCGAAGACAAATTATTGATCGACCCGACCGCTATCAAGGTAGAAGGCTCACACGTTTCGCTGGATTGGTGGACGCCGTCACCCGACGGCAAGTTGATGGCGTATGGCTTGTCGCCAGCGGGCTCCGAGAATTCGACGCTTTATATTCTGGATATCGACAGCGGCAACCTGTTGCCGGAGAAAATCGACCGGGCACAAGAGGCTAATCCGCAGTGGTTGCCCGATAACTCCGGCTTCTTTTTTAATCGGCTGGCAGCAGGGCAGGCCAAGGGCTCGGTTGATTACTTCAAGAACAGCGTGTCCTGGCTGCACCGCTTGCGCACCGATGCCAGTCAGGACATCAAAATTCTGTCGGTGAATCAGTACCCGCAAGTGAAGTTTGATGATCTTGATTTTCCGATGGTGTTTACTGATCCAGGCTCGGAATACGTGCTGGCTTGCCCGCAAGGCGGCGTGCGCCTGGCGAACGCGTGGTATAGCGCCAAACTGGCCGATGCCGTTGCTGGCAAACCGCAATGGCAGCAAGTCTGCGATATCGCGGACGAAGTAACTGGCGTTGCGCTGGTCGGCAATGATCTCTATCTGCTCAGTACAAAAGGCGCGGATAACGGCAAAGTGCTACGAACCAGCGCGGCGGCGCCGGATATCGCCAGAGCACAGCTGGTAGTGCCAGCCAGTGATCTGGTTGTCCAGGCCATCGTTGCAGCAAAGGATGGTTTGTATATCACTTTGCTGGATGGGGGTTACAACACGCTGCGCCGCATCGACCGCAACGGCAAGGCAGGCGATATTGCCTTGCCGTTTGAAGGCTCGCTGGATGGCGTTGGCGCAACTAGCGCCGAAGATGGCGCGTGGCTGATTGGCGCCAGCTGGCTCGTGCCATTTACCGTTTACCGCTACGACCCGGTAAGTGGCCAATGTGTTGATACTCACCTGATCGCCAAGCCGGACGTGGATTTATCCGGCTACGAGGCCGTGCGCACCTTCGCCGTGGCACGTGACGGCACCAAAGTGCCGCTGTCGATTGTCGCCAAAAAAGGGCTCAAGAAAGACGGCAAGAATCCGGCCCACGTCAGCGCCTACGGTTCTTATCAGATTGTGCAATCACCCTATTTCTCCACGCGCTTTATTGCGTTTCTGGAGCAGGGCGGCGTCATGGCCACGGCGCATGTGCGAGGCGGCGGCGAATACGGCAAACGCTGGTGGCAAGCGGGTAAGGGCTTGAACAAGCCCAACACCTGGCGCGATCTGATTGATTGCTGCGAGAAACTGATCAAAGACGGCTGGACCGATTCAAAGCATCTGGGCATTGAGGGCGGCTCCGCTGGCGGCATCACCGTGGGCCGCGCCATGACCGAACGCCCGGACCTGTTTGCAGTAGTGCTGTCTGACGTCGGCGCATCCAACACCTTGCGCGCGGAATGCTCGCCCAATGGGCCGCCCAATATCGACGAGTTTGGCACCATCAAGGATCACGACGGCTTTCTGGCGCTCAAACAGATGGATGCGGTGCATGCGGTGAAACAAGGCGTGAAATATCCATCCGTGCTGCTGACCACCGGCCTGAACGACCCGCGCGTCTCGCCATGGGAAGTCGCCAAGATGACTGCCACGCTGCAACGGGCGACCGCGTCTCATAATCCGGTGTTGCTGAAAGTGAACGTGGATGCCGGGCATGGTATCGGCTCCACCCGCACCCAGATTGATGATGATCTGGCCGATCAATACGCGTTCATTTTGTGGCGCACCGGCAAGAAAGGCTTCCAGCCGCATTGA